From Pongo pygmaeus isolate AG05252 chromosome 1, NHGRI_mPonPyg2-v2.0_pri, whole genome shotgun sequence, one genomic window encodes:
- the C1H1orf146 gene encoding protein SPO16 homolog: protein MAESGKEKIKWTTTIIISSSLKSYEVATALENRSHKVRYSDSVENGSIIFSLSGVAFLLMDTKECLLSTEEIFLAKIEKFINIHQNSFLVLSAALHGPEEWKLMFRIQQRFLGCNLRILPVHNTVNAINLMCTIAKTTSKPYIDSICYRMITAKAYIIEQSPVWKTLQKIKLNSDSVNPS, encoded by the exons atggctgaaagtggaaaagaaaaaataaaatggacaacCACCATTATTATTAGCTCATCTCTTAAG agttatgAAGTTGCAACTGCCCTAGAAAATCGAAGCCACAAAGTTCGATATTCAGATTCAGTGGAAAATGGAtcaattatattttctctttctg GAGTTGCATTTTTATTAATGGATACTAAGGAATGTCTTCTGTCAACTGAAGAAATATTTCTAGCCAAAATTGAGAAGTTTATTAACATTCACCAaaatagttttttggttttgtctgcTGCCCTCCATGGGCCTGAAGAATGGAAACTGATGTTCAGGATTCAGCAGAG ATTCCTGGGTTGTAACTTACGAATACTTCCAGTACACAACACAGTAAATGCTATTAATCTTATGTGCACTATAGCAAAG ACTACCTCCAAACCATACATAGATAGCATTTGCTACAGAATGATAACAGCTAAAGCTTACATCATTGAGCAAAGTCCTGTTTGGAAAACACTTCAGAAGATAAAACTGAATAGTGATTCAGTTAACCCAAGTTAG
- the LOC129043109 gene encoding actin, alpha skeletal muscle-like, which yields MRNLPGQPSCSCCTLELEDLLCFRLTNSTNQENLAKLPDQVQNGGKGTAHRKKTVQRTATADDKKLEKSYKLPDGQVITIGNERFRCPEVLFQASFLGMESCGTHETTFNCIMKCDVDIFKDLYANTVLSRGTTMYPDIANRMQKAITALAPSTMKIKTIAPQEQKYSLWIDGSILASLSTFQQMCTSKQEYDKLGPSIVHHKCF from the exons ATGAG aaatcttccTGGGCAGCCATCTTGTTCTTGCTGCACACTGGAGTTGGAGGACCTTCTCTGCTTCAGATTAACCAACAgcacaaatcaagaaaatttagCCAAACTTCCGGATCAGGTCCAGAATGGGGGCAAGGGTACAGCTCACAGAAAGAAGACAGTACAAAGAACAGCTACAGCTGATGACAAAAAGCTGGAGAAGAGCTACAAGCTGCCTGACGGCCAGGTCATCACCATCGGCAACGAGCGGTTCCGGTGTCCGGAGGTGCTGTTCCAGgcttccttcctgggcatggaaTCCTGTGGCACCCACGAGACCACCTTCAACTGCATCATGAAGTGTGATGTGGACATCTTCAAAGACCTGTACGCCAACACAGTGCTGTCCAGAGGCACCACCATGTACCCAGACATCGCCAACAGGATGCAGAAGGCAATCACTGCCCTGGCACCTAGCACCATGAAGATCAAGACCATTGCACCCCAAGAGCAAAAGTACTCGCTGTGGATCGACGGCTCCATCCTGGCCTCACTGTCCACCTTCCAGCAGATGTGCACTAGCAAGCAGGAGTATGACAAGTTGGGCCCCTCCATTGTTCACCACAAATGCTTCTAA